In Phycisphaerae bacterium, a single window of DNA contains:
- a CDS encoding NAD(P)H-dependent oxidoreductase subunit E, translating to MKAKIRAFFPRYPTRRAVLLPALHIAQDALGYVSLRAMREIAELLELSPAAVMDVVSFYTHFWTHPRGRKTIVLCRSLTCELMGGKAVLEALQQKLGIREHETTPDGEWSLMTEECLAACEHAPCMQINERMHKCVRVEDLDRILADPENDKLPMPRSALYDAPREA from the coding sequence GTGAAGGCGAAGATCCGCGCGTTTTTCCCGCGGTATCCGACGCGGCGGGCCGTGCTGCTGCCGGCGCTGCACATTGCGCAGGATGCATTGGGCTACGTCTCGCTGCGGGCGATGCGCGAGATTGCGGAGCTGCTGGAGCTTTCACCGGCGGCGGTGATGGACGTGGTCAGCTTCTACACGCATTTCTGGACGCACCCGCGGGGCCGCAAGACGATCGTGCTGTGCCGGTCGCTGACGTGCGAGCTGATGGGCGGCAAGGCTGTCCTGGAGGCCCTGCAACAGAAGCTCGGCATCCGCGAACACGAGACGACGCCGGACGGCGAATGGTCGCTGATGACCGAGGAATGCCTGGCGGCGTGCGAGCATGCGCCGTGCATGCAGATCAACGAACGGATGCACAAGTGCGTGCGGGTGGAGGATCTGGACCGGATTCTGGCGGACCCGGAGAACGACAAGCTCCCGATGCCGCGGAGC